Part of the Siniperca chuatsi isolate FFG_IHB_CAS linkage group LG6, ASM2008510v1, whole genome shotgun sequence genome, TATGCACCCCTATGCACAGAAGGAAATATGTACTGAAATCCTGATTGTCCTCCTCCTGACCTGCTCATATTTTGTAGAAGTTCCTGATGCCCTTagagaaataacacatttactCCAGGCCTTGTTCCGTGAAAGGCCTTCTTATCACACTCCCAGCAAGTTTGCTCCCTGCTGCGACAGCCGGCTGTGTTCTCTGCACTCACTCTGCCCTCTAGTGTCCATCAGGCAGCAGTGCACTGATTACTGAATAAAAATCCATTTAGACACCCAAAAGGTGGAAGAAAGTAAATGGGCCATTTTTCTACCATTTTCCAAGACAGCCTTTCATCATTTCAGCACATCTTTTTCTAGTGTTTTCTTATTGTAGCCTGAGTGGTAATAGAGCTCTTGACTCGAGTTCAAAATAGAAGTTGGTGTGGAGATTTTCTTTCAAGGTCTGTCACccaaactttttatttatatttttttttaccaaagtcagagaaaatgagagcagACTCTGACATGCCCTGCTATATGTCTTACTGTGTGTGGACTGCATCAAGGAGGGCTCTGTAGCGCACTATCAAGTTTTAACCCCTTAATATActgttttccccttttgttttcactgattattaattatttatttctaggttgattggttggtccaccaccaTGGTCCAGACcaaaatatctcaactactggatggattgccatgtcAGAtgataaatcctaatgactttggtgatcccctgacttttcctcttgtgccaccatgaggttgacatttatgtattttagtaaaatgtcttAACAAACGtgggatggactgccatgaaattagctacacatattcatgtattgatgaattgtaatcactttgctGATCTCTTGACTTTTCGtctagcctcacagagccactagcatggctgtagactcttagtcttgctttattaaaaatggatgaaatggcTGTGTATACTATGAAAGTGGTTGCTtgtaatgaaaaacacacagataattaTTACCCGACTCTGCAATTCCCTTTCATAGGGAAGCATTTAGCatctaaagagccagatatttctggGGGACTCAGGCCGCTACAACCTGCAAGGCTACGTGACAGCTGAAGGTGTCAGTAGTAGTACTTTTCAGTAGTAGCCTCGCAAGCTTGTCAACTTGTACTGTAAGTGCGTAAATAGTGAAAAAGCACATAAGTCAACTTAGTAAAACTCTGAACAGCAAAGGCAAAAACTCAGTAAAGTTTGTTTATTAACCTGCCGTGTTTCTTGGTTCTTTCACCTCTATTTAGATTTGAAAAACTGTGATTCGGACAATGCTAAAACGTTCAAACATAAAAAGGATAATTATGGGCGAAACAAACTAAAGTCTTGGGATGGCTAAAGAACTAAAGAGTCTCTTCAATATAAGTTATTTTCCAGTTTCTGTATTACAGTTCTGTTATCACATAATTTTCCCTCAAATTCTTGAATGTGTGGGTCTGTTGTCCGGCAAAAAACTCCCAACAGAACTGCTGAAGTTCTCAGATGAACACAGACAggcacactcccacacacactcgGTGCGTCCGTTGCTAGCTAGCTGACAGCTAACACACAGTTGGtgcattggctgtttggggcgAATGAACACAAACCATCCAGCGGTCAATTTCTCGTGAATGACACGTTGTAAAAATGTGCTTCTCTATCTGTCTGAATGTAGGGTTAAGGTTGTTAAAATGATCTTCCATATTGTCTGATTGTATCATATTTTTTCATAATCAGCTTGTTCCAAGTATTCACTGGAGCTAAACTGCAAGATGTTTACGCTGACTGATATATTCaaaccatgtttttttaagactgcACCATTCCATCAAAGGAaatcattttatacatttttatacatttccccaaaattcagcctgacatttaaaattcaaactaaagttctgtgggtttgaacattATTTGGCTGTAGAGCGTGAGTTTGTATTGACTGGCCCACTGGAAGGCTGCCACTTGTTAAGGGGTATAATACCACTCAGCATTGATTTACTGCTTCTTACAGTACTTAAGGAAGCATTCTTATTCACAGCAAACCAAACAtctttacaataaataaatattacttgTGTGAAGGAGCCTCTCCTTTAATGTATATTTGTAAGGGCAGCTAATGATAAGTAAACAGTGGCTCCTATAGATGCTGGAAAAGTTGTTTGCTTAAGGCTCAGCCTGCTGGGGACAAATGGCTTtgcacagcagacagcaaaaaTCATTAGTGCAGCATGCTACTGTTATTTCTATTGAAGGTGATCAAATCAGGTcgcctgtgtgagtgtgtgggagagagagtaGTATATGCTTGACTGGgtcatttcaactgctttcacaaTACTTTTATTGAGTTACTGTGCAAAGAGTGACCTGAGGGGCCAAGTCTGCctttaaacatatttattcaACCTTATTTACCACTTGTCTGAGGCTCATGTGGATTTTCCTCATAGCAgcattaataattatttatttagcacttGTAGTGAGAGTAAATTCTGAGATTCTGgtaacattttgtgaaataaattgaaattagcTGTGGTTACTTTAAAGGTatacatattaatatatatattccatGTCATTTCATTCTCAATTGactaaataatgattttataatTAGCATCTTTAACGTTGAATGAGAAAGATCAAAAGTAAATCATTTGTGTCTGGCAATGCTTCTTTTACCACAAGCAGTCAGAGACTTTGTCTAACTTCGTTACGATGGTGTGGAAAAAATTaacaatcaaataattgttattGTTCATGTTTAAATctacaaaacaacttttaaacaCGTCGGGACACTTGACACTTTAATACTCTTTAAAGGTACAattctgtgtgtttattatatatgtaaatactataatatataCTAATACTATATACactatactaatactaatatatataataatagcAGCACACGCTGTGTTTTACTCTGAGCAAGGCCCCAACCCAGTTTCGATTCAGTCCCGGTGTCTCACATGTTCTCCTCGACATATCAACCACAGGCAAATTGGTTTCAGTTCTCTACAATCATATCAGTATTTACTTTTGCCTGACTGGCTGCTGGTGCCACAATGATACAGAGCACCCACCCCAACAACAGTGTCATCTAGTATCGCTTAACACAGTCTGGCTGAGACATGCTGTAGAATATTATTCAATATGTAAATGTTatgcttcaaaaacaaaacaggttagTTTAAGCTACAACCTAATAACACAAACATCACTTCAAAGTCCAAAGTAGTATTCTAATATATCAAGACGTTGCATACAAAGATATTAATAGCATGAACAAACCAACTGagctaataaaaacattttgtggtttCAAGCTCATATTAATGCTTAATTTCAGGGTTTTTCTATATATCTTCTTATCCTGGATCAAAGCAGTGTAATACTCAGAGTGTTACCTACCAAAGTAGACTGACagcaaaaacatatttacatgaGTATCCTGGCTGGTATTGCCACATTCCAGCCCATCCCGTCACATTCAGGTTTCCCATCATTAAGGTATGACTCAACCAAGATGCTGTCATCAGGATACAGTATGTTCTATGATGTACATGGTTTTGTCAACTATTAAAAAATAAGACTGTATGTCTAATGTCAGGAGATAGAGAAACATGAATGCCAGCAAAATTTAGGATATTCAGACAACAGCAGCTTTTTTAAAGCCTCTGAAAagtattaaatattcatgactaaataagcaacaatcaaagatAAAGTTAagcaaaacacaccagcaggtattatttattaaaggtatagtttgacatttttgggaaatatgcttattcactttctggtggagagttagatgagaagattgataaaTATAGggctacaaccagcagctggtcagcttagcttagcacagagactggaaacaggaggaaacagctagcctggttctgtatGAAGggaacaaaatccgcctactgGCACCTCTAATGATCACatacatgttatatctcatttgtttaatccacacaAAAACTGACATGTAAAAACGACAGTTCgcagactccaggaagttgctGGTCCCAGACAAGAACTAGCTGGGCACGTAACCCGCCGTAAAACAgtgaattgtagtttttacacttgtgcggattaaacaaacgagatacaaaATGTTAACTAGTGAGCTTTATAGATGCTGGTAGGAGGATTTTGTCACCTTCGTAGGGAACCTGGCTAGCTATTTTCCCAtttccaggctttatgctaagttaagcggCTGCTGGGTGCAGCTTTATATtcaacagacagatatgagagtgggaACTCTAACTCTtggccagaaagcaaataagcgcattttcccaaaatgtcaaactattcctttaagatgtTACAACTCAAAAACTCAGATAGTAAATTGTGTCATCAGGGCTGTGTGGGTATGGtttgatcacatttgattgacagtggcaaggcaacacaaacataaatgtgattggtgcacagaagtacGTGACACCTAATTTTTCCAGCTGATTCAAAACAATGACAAGAACACAGACAatgaatacaaatacacaaatacttCATGTGAAACAGCCAAAACTGTTGTAACTTTGGAAGAAAATTGTGTGATTCACGGAGAACCCCGtcgctcatagtaagaagctgattgggAAAATAGGTTTTTCAGGGCATTTAAGCTTGATGGCTTGAATTCAGAACTGCTTTAACCAATAACAGTTTGAATTTAAAGTtgttaaagcagcagcagctgtacaACTATagtagtcagtcagtcattaaAACTCCAGATTCATGTGATGGTCAAGCTGTATTTGAGGTTTATTAAAGGACATTAAAGTGACTCCTTATGTCATCTATACACCATGTTCACCCTTTACCAACCAGAATTACTAAGCCActttaatcatattttattgatactaaTATGCTCCACCCAACTTCTTCTGTACATGGCTGGACTGTGTGCAAACAAGCAGGGTCATTGGTGAAGTCCTTCTTGACTTCACACCTGCCGATATCATATTCAAACACACAGCCGCCGTGCTGAGGAGAGGCCGTTAACTTTTGAATCCAGTTTGAGAAAAGACAGCACCATGGCAGCTACTCTCTGTCAGGTTACGGGCTTCCTTCTGAGTTTGTTAGGGTTGGCGGGATTAATTGCCGCGACGGGGATGGACCAGTGGGCAACGGAAGACCTCTTTGACAACCCTGTGACGGCCGTGTTCTCGTATTCGGGCCTGTGGAACTCATGTGTCCGGCAGAGCTCCGGCTTCACAGAGTGCCGACCATATTTCACCATTCTGGGACTGCCAGGTATGCTTTTAATTGTCATTTGCAACATGGatgaaaatatatacaaaacattttttgttttgataatttCTTGGTTGAATGCAGAAAAGCACCAAAATGGCCAAATCTACAGAATCTGAAGCAAACAGGTCAATATGTCTACATATTTATGTTCCATTATGCTGTTACTTATTTGCGTAAAAACTGGTTCATTATTGGTGGAAAACATAATAAGTTGCCATTGGTAAAAAAAATTCATGGACTGAGTGGAATAATACATATAACCATTTCAGTTCTGTATTTCCTTAGAATGATGGGAAAATAATGATGAAAGGTCAAACCACACCCTTTGTTACTAAGGGGCGGAAATTCTCATGCCACCGCTTCCCGAAACTGGGACAAAGACTCGTGAAAATTTTAGGTAAACATCTGATAAGACTTGTTCCTTGTTGAAGCATACATAATGATAAGCAGGAGCTCAGACACTGCCATTTCATGACTCCATGACATTGGTGCTAACTTTGTTTGAGCGGGACATCTAAAATGGCTGCCTCAATGATTCAGTTAGTAGGATTCATGTTGTCCGCGTTGGGACAATTCTTAATATCAGCTGCAACAGCAATGGACATGTGGAGCTTACAAGACCGATCTTTAACAGTTGTAACAAATGTTTACACCTATTCTGGGTTATGGAACTCGTGTGTAGGGACAGCATCCGGCACAACGCAGTGCAGGCCTTATTTTACCATACTAGGACTGCCAGGTAAGAGAATTACACTCAGAGAGAAAACGACGTTTATCGActatttctccacatgttggATTAAGGAGAACATTTTCCAAAGGACCTTGGAAGGTACTTTAGAATATTTGGGAGGTTTTAGGGCAGATTTTCtccagtcccccccccccccctgccTAAAAATGCAGTCGACTGCAGAAAAGATGGTGTCTCTCCGGAATCAAATGGAAATTTGATGAGACATCCAAAGCTTAGCTGAGCAAGCACAAGCTTTACCGGAGTGTCACACAATGTAAAGTACATTTCCACACTCTGTACTTAACAGCTGAATATAGTGTAGAGCACATTGTATATAAGGTCTTAAAGGCTTAAGTCTAGAGTAATACAGGTACAATATCTCCGGCCATTGAAAGATAGCATTTAGGTCAATATGTTTTATTACATGGTGCCTTGATTTATGAGTTTTTATATCTGCTGGAATTAAACAGCTGCACTTTCTTTACCCTTTTCACTTTAATTGTAAACAAATGCCACGAGTGTTGAGCTTGCTAAGCCTCTTTTAGTAATTAAGTATAGTGAGTGCATTCTTAATTTACATGCATCAGTAAAATGCTATTTTGTcattgctgaaaacaaatattttaacctAACAGTTTCACAAGTAGATCATTTAAGAGCGACATAAAGACCTTTTAGCACTTCCTTAAAGTAATTTACTTGTGCTTTAGCACTgttgttctttgtctttctgctttactatttgtattttattgtgttatccTGTAACGGCACCTTGAACTGCTTTTGTATGACATGGTGCTGGACCGTGCCGGACCAAAACTATTTAACATTAAGAACTCAAATGGACCTGCCATAGCTGATGAAAGAAAGTTTTTTGGGGTCTTTTTTGTGGAAATAcagaagctgctgctggtggcGGTGTatctttcattgtttttagttgatgaaaatgtttatgATTCTAAATAATTTCTAGTGTTGTGTGATTTAAAGTACATTGGCAGTGTTGGGAGAAGTACtctgatcttttacttaagtaaaagtagtaataccacagtgtccTGCATTCAAGTACAGaattatcaggaaaatgtacttaaagtatgaaaataatttcattatattattatagattttAGATAAAGGGTTATCATTATTGAAGCatcagtatttatattttatgttgccACTGGTCgagatggagctaattttaacgactttatatcctgttggggtttatttatttgttgatcaTAGGTTTTGCATGGAGAATCTTAACCTGCAGAGAAAAtagtaactaaagctatcaaagaaatttagtggagtaaaaatcttttcctctgaaatgtagcagaGTTTAAAGAAGAATTAAGAAATACTCAAGGaaagtgcaagtacctcaaaaaagtacagtacttgagtaaatgtacttgtgttattttccaccactctACATTGACTGTGATGAGAAATTTTCCAAATGGTATAACTTTGACTTTCAGCTCTGCTCCAAGCCGTCCGGGCCTTGATGATTGTTGGTATTGTTCTCGGAGCCATCGGCTGTCTGATTGCCATATTTGCTCTGAAGTGCTTGAAAATGGGGAACATGGAGGACAACATCAAAGCCACAATGACTCTGTCAGCCGGGATCATGCTTCTTCTTGCAGGTGCAGTAATGCTGCGTTCACAATGTCTACATCTGTTATTACAGCTAACCCATTTTGCACTAATTCCATCGCTCTCCATTTTTAGGTGTCTGTGGCATTGCTGGGGTGTCGGCCTTTGCTAACTTGATCGTGCAAAGTTTTCGGTTCACAACATATGCTGATGGTGGGTTCAGTATGTATGGAGGAGGGGGTATTGGTGGACTCACAGGATCTCTGACTCCAAGGTAAAGCCATATTAAGATGATgctttgtctgctacagcactTTGCTATGTTTTCCTGTAATCATTGTCTTCTTTCAGGTACACTTTTGGCCCCGCTCTTTTCGTGGGCTGGATCGGCGCAGCTATCTTGGTCATTGGAGGCATCATGATGTGTCTGGCCTGCCGTGGaatgactgcagacagaaaacaacGGTACGAAATAATAACTCATCTGTGACCTTTTGTGACCTTTAACTGGACCGGTGGGGATGGCAGCAACTTTGACAGAACTTCTCTCCTCCTGTACACTAAAGTAATAGAGATGAGTACGCTGCTAAATCGAGCAGAGATCCAACAGAAATGTCTAGTAAGCAGGTGCTACATGCAAAATAGTGCAGATTGTATGTTCACTGCTGTAAAATGAAAGCACTTAAAGACAGAAATCTTGGCTTCTGACAAAGCTGAACAACAATATAAAGCACCCCTGGACATATTTTGTTATGCTGTGGGGCAGTACAAATCTTAGTTCCTTTGAAATTTAAGGACACtcagcaaaatgtaaatgcaagtcttttggtgtgttttttttctctgcatatATAATGCAGAGTTGCAAATGCTTACGAGGCTGCTTTCAAAACGATACACGGAAGTCCGTATATCCTTCTCCTGGTCACACTAGTCCTTCTATTCCTTGTAATATGTTTTCAATCATATTGTGTTTGACTAATATTCACATGAGTGGTGGAATATCCAGAGACTGATGAGGTGGGTGGAGCTAGAGTGAGTCTGGATGTTACAATTCACTTCAGCAGCTTAAAAGACTTCGAACTAGACTCTTtgtgcttttctgtctttaattTCAAGTTGATTGTCTGAAATTCTTCAGGTACGATGGGATGGCCTACAAAGCCGCCTCTCAACACACTACCTACAAGGCTGACACCAGACCCCGTCCCGCCTACAATGACTCCTACAAAGCCCAGAGTATGGAGGGGAGGCAGTCGAACCAGAGATTTGACTACGTGTAGAATCATTTCACTCTTATACATACCTCTCTTTTAtattctgctgctgtgatgatccagttttcacttgttttttgcCTGCATTTATGGGAAGAGtggttattgttttatttctctctacTTTAATTTGGCAGAAGTCCTTaacatttaaagtatttttttattattttttaataacatCATATAATCCTAATTTTCATATGCTGTTTCGTCATTtgtattgtgtcttttttttgtttttgtgtcaaataaaaaaagtgtgatTCTCATTTTGTCTAATTCAAAATTCATCATCACAACATGtcacaaaataataaagtaaagaTAATGACAGATTAATTAGAAACCTATTGTAACTTAACTTTCATGATAAGTTGTTGCTTAATATTAACACCAGGGAGCTACCAGGCGTAACTGTAGCTAACTTAACCAACAACaaaagtaacgttagcttgctaattTATGACCTGTTTAAACTGGAGAAGAAACAAGGTAATATATGGTCGACATATTGACACTtgatcaaaatgctgtttaataatgatgCAAACTTTTGTGAAATTACACAAACTTTAACCCAATATagctcaaattacaaaacatagCCTAAACGTTAGCTTAAATCTCCAAATAATGTTAGTTCGGTTAGCTTAAGATACAccatgtgtgtactgtatatatagataaaGAAAGTCATACCTGCATTAACAAAGGATTTTAATATACCTTTTGGCCCCctaaaacatgttatttttatCAGTTCTGTTACAGCTTATGATgatgcagtttattttttacatagttgattgcttttgattttACAGCTCAGCGGATGTTTCTTAGCCCCTGATTTACACATGACTAAAGTCTTTACTAGCTAAGACATTTCTTTAGTTTTGATGGTGCAACCCAGTTTACTAAAGTTTGAAGCTAGCTAGTTGTTCGGAACTTCGAACTTCGGAAGGATCTAACGCACTTGCAACCCGACCCTGATATCTGCCTTCATTATAAGAATGTGTAATATGTTTTAATAGGTGGGATTACACTTATATAGAGTTACACCTCTAAAAAAATTGGAAAGACACACATACTCAGACTGTTTCAGagtataattaaaaaaacatttgttataGTAAAGTGGAAAAGTTTCATACATGAAAGAAATGTAGGAGAAGATGAAATTACATCCACTGCTCACCAGACaaagttaatttaatttgtgcGTATCCTGTCAAAACATCTGAAACAAATAACCATGTTGattattgtgttgttgtttatccTATTAGTGTTATCAATAGAAAATGCAGAGGTCATCAGTTTATCCATGGGAGTTACCTGCTATCTCCAACCCTCCAGCACCAtaagatgaataaaataattgtcacATTGTTTCAGAGTAAATGAATAAAGTAAATGGTTCCCCTCAGACAGACACTGCATCTTTGATGCAAGCTTTGTTCATTGGTCAGATGCTGTGCTTTGTAGATCTGGACTGGTCTTTGATACCAAGGCAACGCagtttctcctccttcctcctttgGGATATGTCTTTATTTCCCAGGGAACAGGCAGAAAAAAGGGTTTAGATGATTCGCATGAAATCACATTTCTTGATGATACAATTAACGGAAGTAATAAGTAGGTGGTAACATTTAATCACACTGAAAGTGAGtcattaattgttttaattaaattgtAGCAAAGTAATGGCTCTGCATTAAGACAATGTGACAAACCTTTTAAAGCTCCTTTTCTGCTTAGTATCTTCCATTTTAGAAGAGGCCTGCCTTGGCCttgtgaatatactgtaatgttTCTTAAACCTCAACCTGTTAttaagtaaatgtattttacgTTCTCTGTGTCTCTTATATCACACAAAAATAgtaccaaaaaaacaaaaagttgataagaaatgttgagTTTCTCATCTTGTGAGAACGGTGGCTCCTGTCATTCAAGTGATGATCAAACCATCACATAGCCATGAAGCTTCTTTTAGCTCAAGGAAGATGAATCTCCTTTTAACCATTCCTGATCTTACAGAAATAATAGcctcatgtttattttattactttttacaATTATGCTTTGGAAGGTGGTGAGATAACGATGATATGCATGATATGTATTCATTGCAGACACATGTTGAACTGATCTTTACCAAAGCCAAACATTGTTACCGTTACTTTTTAGATTTGGCACTCATGGAGATTCTGTAAACCTGCGTTTGCTGCAGACTTTTAGTTCCAGTTCACAGTTTTTGTTAAGGCCGGGCCTTGTAGATCCAAATAATACATCCTCATCCTTGGAACTCTGGCACCATCTATTGGCTGAGAAATGCATCACCGCTCTGTTAGTGACGTGGGACATGTGATCCTGTGATTTCGTGTTACTACAGCATGTTAAGCAAAACTCCTGAGATGCATCAGATGCCCTTCTTCATCTTTTCACTCTGCTCATTTTTACAGATCACCCACTTGTAGCTGTACTGTTTACTGCAATTAGCTCAACATTTCTCAGGTATATAATGAGCAGGAACTTGCACTGAATTACTGGCTGATAAGTATGAAAGCATTTCCTCAAAGTTGGATTTATATGCATTGTCTGTGGACTGTTGCTAATGGtttaataaaaagaagaaatgtaagaagaaaatgtgtgaGTGCACTCACCACCGGTGAATTCACTGGACTTTTGCTTCCGTcccttcttttgttttgcttgcaAATCTTAAACTGACACAAAGTTTCAAATTCTGTGTGCAGTTTTAAGCTAATAATATAATGGCTTCTTGCACATATTGTCTCAGTAAGTAGCATTATAATGGtcaaaaatagttttgttgTTACATTATTAATTCAGTTAAGCAACAGCACTTCCAATGCTGCAATCTAGTCAGAAACAACAATAAAGAGCTGCTGTTGTTCAGTATATTAACGTTGCCTCAGTCTCTCTCAGTTCCTACACTATCTGCAGTATAGTATCAGGTCTTAGCAGCAGCAAGGGACAAGTTAAAGTGACACAGGATCAGAGAGGAGCTACAGTTGTAGGTGCTGCTGTCGATGGAAAATGACTCGAGCTCAGACGACAGCGGTGTTGCGACCCAGGCAGAACAGACCCTGAAGGTATGAGTAGTGAAACAATGGAGCTGGGCAATAATCTCTTCAGTAACAATATACACATTAAAGAGGATAGGAGGAGAAAGAA contains:
- the LOC122877555 gene encoding claudin-18-like isoform X2; the encoded protein is MAASMIQLVGFMLSALGQFLISAATAMDMWSLQDRSLTVVTNVYTYSGLWNSCVGTASGTTQCRPYFTILGLPALLQAVRALMIVGIVLGAIGCLIAIFALKCLKMGNMEDNIKATMTLSAGIMLLLAGVCGIAGVSAFANLIVQSFRFTTYADGGFSMYGGGGIGGLTGSLTPRYTFGPALFVGWIGAAILVIGGIMMCLACRGMTADRKQRYDGMAYKAASQHTTYKADTRPRPAYNDSYKAQSMEGRQSNQRFDYV
- the LOC122877555 gene encoding claudin-18-like isoform X1, producing the protein MAATLCQVTGFLLSLLGLAGLIAATGMDQWATEDLFDNPVTAVFSYSGLWNSCVRQSSGFTECRPYFTILGLPALLQAVRALMIVGIVLGAIGCLIAIFALKCLKMGNMEDNIKATMTLSAGIMLLLAGVCGIAGVSAFANLIVQSFRFTTYADGGFSMYGGGGIGGLTGSLTPRYTFGPALFVGWIGAAILVIGGIMMCLACRGMTADRKQRYDGMAYKAASQHTTYKADTRPRPAYNDSYKAQSMEGRQSNQRFDYV